From the Thomasclavelia ramosa DSM 1402 genome, the window TTAGCTATAATACCCTAAAATATTGTCGCTCCTTTATTAATTATTCGTGATAAAAGATGGAACCTAACGCTCTTAGATTCCATCCTTATTTACCTTTTTTAAATTCAGGTATATTAATTACATTTAATTTGTGACGCCATGCAAACTTCTCCAAAGCTTCAAAATCATCCTGATTGAAATCATCAGGACTATGCGCATCAATTCCAAGAATCACTTTACACCCTACCTCTCCAACAATATCAAAAAAGTGACTATTGGGATATGGATATTGGATTTCGTCCCCGACTTTACGATAGCCACGGCGAATCCCACCAGCATTAACTTCTAAAGGAACGTCTTTTTCTAATGCTTTTTGACATATTTCCCGGGTAATATTTTCACATAACTCGTCGAAATATACTTTTCCAACCATAAATAAGTCAGGATGAGCTACATAAGAAAATAAATTAGTATCTAATGCCTTCAACAAATCGTTTTTATAACTAATTATTTCTTCATCACTAATATCCATCTTACCATAATAACGAGTATGAACAGTGTACTTATTAAAGTGATTTCCTAAAATCAAATAATCTGCTTCTCCTGAATTTAATAATCCTTGATAATAATCTAAATATTCTTCAAAATACTCAGCTTCAAAACCTTGATATATTGTAATTTGATCACAATATTTTTCCTTTAGCCGCTTTACTTCTTCAAGATGTAACTGCTTATCTTTATATGGCATTCGCATTGCAGGACCATTAGTAATGATTGCTTTACAAGCAACCGCAAACGAACGAAAATGATTAAGAGTATAACGCATTCCTTTAAAGATATGTTTACGATAACGTGGTAAAGGAACATGCTCACTAAAGCCTAAAACTTCAATACCTTCTTCAATTGCTGATTTAACCATTGCTTCTTCATTGCCAACCGCATGACCGCAGCGGAATGTATGTGTATGAAAATTAGTTTTCATCATAAAACACCTCATGTAAGTATAGTCCCTGGGGCTTAGCCTTAAACAAACACTTCTGTTCACCTTTGCTATCTAATAACTCTTGTAATCGTTCTTTAGTAACCCGTTTTGCCCCAACTTGAATTAGTCCACCAACGATATGCCGAACCATATAACGTCTAAATCCATTTCCAACTAAAATAAATTTAATAATCCCCTTTTCATTAGTAATCGACAACTCATATAGTTCTCTAATTGTATTACCATACTGATCATAGCTACAAAATGATGCAAAATCATGCTCACCAATAAATATTTTAGCTGCTTCTCTCATCAATTCTAAATCTAATGGTCGTCCATATTGAAAAATATAATTCGTTTCAAATGGACTATATTCTTTTGTACTTAATAAATAATGATATTCTTTTTTTATTGCACTATAACGACTATGAAAATTCTCATCAACAAAGTATGAATCTAAGATATATATATCATTTGGTAAAAAATGATTAATTGCCCGTTTCCACTGCGCTTCAGGCATTTCTCTTGTAGTATCAAAATGAAAAACTTGTTTAG encodes:
- a CDS encoding histidinol-phosphatase — encoded protein: MKTNFHTHTFRCGHAVGNEEAMVKSAIEEGIEVLGFSEHVPLPRYRKHIFKGMRYTLNHFRSFAVACKAIITNGPAMRMPYKDKQLHLEEVKRLKEKYCDQITIYQGFEAEYFEEYLDYYQGLLNSGEADYLILGNHFNKYTVHTRYYGKMDISDEEIISYKNDLLKALDTNLFSYVAHPDLFMVGKVYFDELCENITREICQKALEKDVPLEVNAGGIRRGYRKVGDEIQYPYPNSHFFDIVGEVGCKVILGIDAHSPDDFNQDDFEALEKFAWRHKLNVINIPEFKKGK
- the truA gene encoding tRNA pseudouridine(38-40) synthase TruA; amino-acid sequence: MVRVKCSVSYDGSKFHGFQVQNKLRTVQGEIQKALKNICKEEIIIHGSGRTDAKVHGTKQVFHFDTTREMPEAQWKRAINHFLPNDIYILDSYFVDENFHSRYSAIKKEYHYLLSTKEYSPFETNYIFQYGRPLDLELMREAAKIFIGEHDFASFCSYDQYGNTIRELYELSITNEKGIIKFILVGNGFRRYMVRHIVGGLIQVGAKRVTKERLQELLDSKGEQKCLFKAKPQGLYLHEVFYDEN